The following are encoded in a window of Rosa chinensis cultivar Old Blush chromosome 4, RchiOBHm-V2, whole genome shotgun sequence genomic DNA:
- the LOC112200263 gene encoding probable metal-nicotianamine transporter YSL7: MERKKSDDFDQDGNQAQNKILVEAAFRNTPVPPWTKQITVRAMATSFILSIVFNFIVCKLNLTTGVIPSLNVAAGLLGFAVLRAYTTALTKVGLLKQPFTRQENCVIQTCVVASSGIAFSSGTASYILGMSGTIAAQGDEGNTPINVKNPHIGWMVGFLFTVSFLGLFSIMPMRKIMIMDYKLTYPSGTATAYLINSFHTPKGAKLAKKQVGVLFKSFCFSFVWAFFQWFYTAADGCGFASFPTFGLQAYAQKFYFDFSSTYIGVGMICPYMVNISLLVGSILSWGIMWPLIEKHKGSWYSADLSPSSLHGIQGYRVFIAIAMMLGDGLYHVAYMLFVTFQNLCCTPKTKEEMKLESSSPPSINPASTEAGVEVLSENYDEERRVEYFLKDAISHWVAFGGYVALAIISIITVPSIFRQLKWYHIFIAYLVAPVLAFCNSYGAGLTDWSLASNYGKFAIIIFSAWVGPEGGVVAGLAACGVMMSIVATASDLMQDFKTGYLTLSSPRSMFFSQVLGTAMGCLMSPLVFWIFYKAYPLGDPNGSYPAPFALMYRGMALLGVEGVGSLPKNCLKLAVSFFVAAVVINLITELLKRYETKYRLYRFIPSPMCMAIPFYLGSYFAIDMCLGSLILFLWQRMNKQKADDFAPAVASGLICGESLWGIPAAILSLANVKPPICMKFLSASANEKVEKLLSGH; encoded by the exons ATGGAGAGAAAGAAGAGCGATGACTTTGATCAGGATGGAAATCAAGCACAGAACAAGATTTTGGTGGAAGCGGCATTCAGGAACACCCCGGTGCCGCCGTGGACGAAGCAAATTACTGTGAGGGCAATGGCCACGAGCTTTATTCTGAGCATTGTCTTCAACTTCATTGTTTGCAAGCTTAACCTCACCACTGGTGTCATACCTTCGCTCAACGTCGCCGCCGGGTTGTTGGGTTTTGCGGTGTTGAGAGCCTACACCACCGCTCTCACCAAGGTTGGCCTCTTGAAGCAGCCTTTCACTCGCCAAGAAAATTGTGTTATCCAAACATGTGTGGTCGCCTCATCCGGGATTGCATTCAGCA GTGGAACCGCAAGTTATATACTGGGTATGAGTGGAACGATAGCTGCTCAAGGAGATGAAGGCAACACCCCAATCAACGTGAAGAACCCTCACATTGGATGGATGGTTGGATTTCTCTTTACTGTCAGCTTCCTCGGCTTGTTTTCCATTATGCCCATGAGAAAGATAATGATCATGGACTACAAGTTAACCTACCCAAGTGGAACTGCAACTGCATACCTCATTAACAGTTTTCACACCCCCAAAGGAGCCAAGTTAGCAAA GAAACAAGTTGGCGTCCTGTTCAAAAGCTTCTGCTTTAGCTTTGTGTGGGCCTTTTTCCAATGGTTCTATACAGCCGCTGATGGCTGCGGATTTGCTAGCTTCCCAACATTTGGTCTCCAAGCTTATGCGCAGAA GTTTTACTTTGACTTCTCATCGACATACATTGGTGTGGGAATGATTTGCCCTTACATGGTGAACATCTCTTTGCTTGTCGGATCAATTCTTTCATGGGGAATCATGTGGCCTTTGATTGAGAAACATAAAGGTAGCTGGTACAGTGCTGATCTCTCACCGAGCAGTCTCCACGGTATCCAAGGATACAGGGTTTTCATTGCTATAGCCATGATGCTCGGGGATGGTTTATACCATGTAGCTTACATGCTCTTTGTGACCTTCCAAAATTTATGCTGTACAcctaaaacaaaagaagaaatgaaattaGAGTCATCATCCCCACCGTCCATAAACCCTGCAAGTACTGAAGCTGGAGTAGAAGTTTTGAGTGAAAACTATGACGAGGAGCGAAGAGTTGAGTATTTCTTGAAAGACGCAATTTCTCACTGGGTTGCTTTTGGTGGATATGTTGCTCTTGCCATTATATCCATCATTACCGTACCAAGCATTTTCCGCCAATTAAAATGGTATCATATCTTTATTGCTTATTTGGTTGCTCCAGTTTTGGCATTCTGTAATTCCTATGGTGCTGGTCTCACCGATTGGTCCCTCGCCTCCAACTATGGAAAATTCGCCATCATAATCTTCAGTGCTTGGGTTGGCCCTGAAGGTGGTGTTGTTGCTGGGCTTGCTGCTTGTGGTGTCATGATGAGCATTGTCGCTACTGCTTCTGATCTTATGCAGGACTTCAAGACTGGATACCTTACGCTTTCCTCTCCTCGCTCTATGTTCTTCAGCCAAGTTCTTGGCACGGCCATGGGTTGTCTCATGTCCCCTTTGGTATTCTGGATTTTCTACAAAGCTTATCCACTAGGCGATCCAAATGGTTCGTATCCTGCACCGTTTGCACTAATGTACCGTGGAATGGCTCTTTTAGGAGTTGAAGGCGTTGGTTCACTTCCCAAAAATTGTCTGAAACTTGCAGTCTCATTTTTTGTAGCTGCTGTTGTCATAAATTTGATTACTGAGCTTCTAAAGCGTTATGAGACCAAGTACAGGTTGTACAGATTTATTCCTAGCCCAATGTGCATGGCCATCCCATTTTATCTTGGTTCATACTTTGCCATTGACATGTGTTTGGGGAGCTTGATTCTCTTCTTGTGGCAAAGGATGAACAAACAAAAGGCCGATGACTTTGCACCAGCAGTCGCATCTGGACTCATTTGCGGTGAATCTTTGTGGGGTATTCCAGCTGCTATCCTTTCACTGGCAAATGTGAAACCTCCGATCTGTATGAAGTTCCTCTCTGCTTCTGCCAATGAAAAAGTCGAAAAACTTTTATCTGGTCATTAG
- the LOC112197820 gene encoding 4-hydroxybenzoate polyprenyltransferase, mitochondrial — protein MTSFRLLSRATRRLMKPSHCRSHLSAYQPTTTKPNPKEIPLIPFNPRHRWIPSYLDSDLRLVAHISTSSSSNKDDNRVSDDPKAQASWIDAYLPRQARPYAKLARLDKPIGTWLLAWPCMWSITLAASPGHLPDIKMLTLFGCGALLLRGAGCTVNDLLDRDIDTMVERTKLRPVASCLLTPFKGLCFLGFQLLLGLGILLQLNNYSRVLGASSLLLVFSYPLMKRLTFWPQAYLGLTFNWGALLGWAAIKGSIDPAIVLPLYISGVFWTLVYDTIYAHQDKEDDLKVGVKSTALRFGDSTKEWITGFGILCISSLALSGYNAEIGWPYYALLAVASGQLAWQIWTVDLSSRLDCNGKFVSNKWFGAIICSAILLGRLSS, from the exons ATGACGTCGTTTCGGCTGCTGTCTCGGGCAACGCGTAGGCTTATGAAGCCTTCACACTGTCGCTCCCATCTCTCTGCTTATCAGCCAACCACCACCAAACCGAACCCTAAAGAAATCCCTTTGATCCCATTTAATCCCAGGCACCGTTGGATTCCCAGTTATCTTGATTCTGATCTCAGGCTCGTAGCGCACATATCGACCTCGTCTTCATCGAACAAGGACGACAATCGGGTCAGCGATGACCCGAAAGCCCAAGCTTCTTGGATCGACGCTTATTTGCCCAGGCAGGCCCGCCCTTATGCTAAGCTGGCTCGCCTCGACAAGCCCATTGGCACCTGGTTGCTTGCTTGGCCTTGTATGTG GTCAATAACACTGGCAGCAAGCCCAGGACACCTTCCTGATATTAAGATGTTGACACTATTTGGATGTGGGGCTTTGCTTTTAAGGGGGGCCGGATGTACCGTAAATGATCTCCTTGATCGGGATATTGACACCATG GTGGAACGTACAAAGTTGCGGCCAGTTGCGAGTTGTCTTTTAACACCTTTTAAAGGGTTGTGTTTTCTCGGATTTCAATTGCTTTTGGGTCTTGGAATTCTCCTCCAACTGAATAATTATAG CCGTGTTTTGGGGGCTTCGTCTTTGTTGCTAGTTTTCTCCTATCCTCTCATGAAAAGGTTGACATTCTGG CCTCAAGCATACCTTGGTTTGACCTTTAACTGGGGAGCTTTGTTAGGATGGGCTGCAATCAAAGGAAGCATTGATCCAGCTATAGTACTCCCATTGTACATTTCTGGCGTATTTTGGACACTTGTGTATGATACGATATATGCACATCAG GATAAAGAAGATGATCTGAAGGTTGGTGTCAAATCTACCGCTTTGAGGTTTGGTGATTCAACAAAGGAGTGGATTACTGGGTTTGGAATCCTGTGCATCAGTAGTCTTGCGCTCAGTGGATATAATGCCGAAATTG GCTGGCCATATTATGCACTTTTGGCAGTTGCATCTGGACAATTAGCTTGGCAGATATGGACAGTTGACCTTTCATCCAGGCTTGACTGCAATGGAAA GTTTGTGTCGAACAAGTGGTTTGGTGCTATTATTTGCAGTGCAATATTATTGGGAAGACTGTCATCATAG
- the LOC112199812 gene encoding cation/H(+) antiporter 4 has protein sequence MFGFSMFLFLAAVKMDASLLLKTGRKAFYTGVFSLIVPLIVGFSTVGLLEYQKAKINPKEKKRVASETIFLVLSICATSFPVIVSLLSQLRILTSELGRLGLSAALVCDMLNLILTTIARAFVSTPSARKFNYKSSLVILGYSLACAFVARPALNWVIRQTPKGKPVNNGYIFVILLLALASGAHKQFVLFGPFFFGLVIPSGPPLGSTLAQKYDFMVSRVFMPLFVTNCVIMADVRELRFDAHLLVLLVTMLAKFLGTLAPALCCRIPIRDALALAFILSCKGAVEIGGYFVIYDGQLITDGIYALAMLMILFAHFSVAYAVKHLYKTSTRYAGYQQRNVLGVRPNSELKILSCIYKQDNVPAVINLLDVACPTGDNPIGLNVLHLIEMTGQDAPMLISHRMQKKTMSSFSDSEDVLVSFLNLDREYGDAVEVHPYTAVWPSKWMYEEICTLALDRLTHLIILPFHRQWTVDGAVKSEDETVRNINISVLDGSPCSVGVLVNRGPLRQNHRTEASQSQFNVALIFLGGEDDREALALTGRMTADPNITLTVFHISPTTLPENGPNWENILDFESLRKFRQNNTGNGRYVIYTEAVSESGEQTVDMLREIVHKYDLFVVGRRKEVKDSPQTSGLEDWSEFPELGIVGDMLASDDLGCRSSILVVQNQ, from the exons ATGTTTGGCTTCTCCATGTTTTTGTTTCTGGCAGCAGTGAAGATGGATGCAAGCCTGTTATTGAAGACTGGGAGAAAGGCCTTTTACACTGGTGTATTCTCCTTGATAGTTCCCCTAATTGTTGGCTTTTCCACAGTTGGGTTGCTTGAATATCAGAAGGCGAAAATTAATccgaaagagaaaaaaagagtgGCATCCGAAACTATTTTCCTGGTATTATCAATCTGTGCAACATCATTTCCTGTCATAGTTTCCCTTCTTAGCCAACTCCGTATCCTTACTTCGGAACTCGGGCGATTAGGATTGTCAGCAGCTCTAGTGTGTGACATGCTAAACTTGATTCTCACTACTATTGCGAGAGCGTTTGTTTCAACCCCAAGTGCCAGAAAGTTTAATTACAAGTCGTCTCTTGTTATCTTGGGATATAGTCTGGCTTGTGCGTTCGTGGCCCGGCCAGCTTTGAATTGGGTCATCAGACAGACACCTAAAGGGAAGCCTGTTAACAATGGCTACATTTTTGTCATCCTCCTGCTGGCCTTGGCCTCCGGAGCTCACAAGCAATTTGTTTTATTTGGACCTTTCTTTTTCGGCTTAGTTATACCAAGTGGACCTCCCCTCGGGTCGACCCTGGCTCAGAAATACGACTTCATGGTCTCGCGTGTGTTCATGCCACTCTTTGTCACCAATTGTGTGATCATGGCAGATGTCAGGGAACTCCGCTTCGATGCCCATTTACTAGTCTTGCTGGTAACTATGTTGGCCAAATTCTTGGGCACTTTAGCACCTGCACTCTGCTGTAGAATTCCTATCAGGGATGCTTTGGCACTCGCTTTCATACTGAGCTGCAAAGGTGCTGTTGAAATCGGTGGTTACTTCGTGATCTATGACGGCCag CTTATCACCGACGGAATTTATGCTTTGGCGATGTTGATGATCCTATTCGCCCATTTCTCCGTGGCATATGCTGTGAAGCACTTGTACAAGACATCGACTAGGTACGCAGGGTATCAGCAGAGAAACGTACTAGGCGTGAGACCTAACTCGGAGCTCAAGATACTTTCCTGCATCTACAAACAAGACAACGTGCCAGCTGTCATCAACTTATTGGATGTGGCTTGCCCTACCGGAGATAACCCCATTGGTCTCAACGTCCTCCACCTTATAGAGATGACTGGCCAAGACGCCCCCATGCTCATTTCCCACCGCATGCAGAAGAAGACAATGTCCAGCTTCTCCGACTCCGAGGACGTCCTCGTTTCTTTCCTTAATTTGGACCGGGAGTACGGTGACGCCGTTGAGGTCCACCCCTACACCGCCGTATGGCCGTCAAAGTGGATGTACGAAGAGATATGCACACTCGCCCTAGACAGGCTCACACATCTCATCATACTCCCCTTCCACCGCCAGTGGACCGTGGACGGCGCCGTTAAATCGGAGGACGAAACCGTCAGGAACATAAACATTAGCGTTCTAGATGGATCACCTTGTTCCGTCGGAGTTCTAGTCAACCGGGGCCCGCTCCGGCAAAACCACAGAACAGAAGCGTCGCAATCACAGTTCAACGTTGCGTTGATTTTCTTGGGTGGCGAAGACGATAGGGAGGCGTTGGCTTTGACGGGAAGGATGACCGCCGACCCGAACATCACCCTAACTGTGTTTCATATCAGTCCCACCACACTGCCTGAAAATGGACCTAACTGGGAGAACATTCTGGACTTTGAGAGCTTAAGGAAGTTCAGGCAAAACAACACCGGCAACGGCCGTTACGTGATTTACACGGAGGCGGTTTCGGAGAGTGGGGAACAAACTGTTGACATGTTGAGGGAGATCGTGCACAAGTATGACCTTTTCGTGGTTGGGAGGAGGAAAGAGGTTAAGGATAGTCCTCAGACTTCAGGGCTTGAAGATTGGAGTGAGTTCCCGGAGCTTGGGATTGTAGGTGACATGCTCGCATCGGATGATTTGGGTTGCAGATCTTCTATCTTGGTGGTGCAGAACCAATGA
- the LOC112198386 gene encoding glutamine synthetase nodule isozyme: protein MSLLSDIINLNLSESTQKIIAEYIWIGGSGTDLRSKARTLPGPVEDPAKLPKWNYDGSSTNQAPGDDSEVILYPQAIFKDPFRRGSNILVICDAYTPAGEPIPTNKRAAAAKIFSHPDVAKEEPWYGIEQEYTLLQKDTNWPLGWPIGGFPGPQGPYYCGAGADKAFGRDIVDAHYKACLYAGINISGINAEVMPGQWEFQVGPTEGIAAGDQIWAARYILERITEIAGVVLSLDPKPIKGDWNGAGAHCNYSTKSMRNDGGIEVIKKAIEKLSLRHKEHIAAYGEGNERRLTGHHETADINTFSWGVANRGASVRVGRDTEKQGKGYFEDRRPASNMDPYVVTSMIAETTILTK from the exons ATGTCTCTCCTCTCTGATATCATCAACCTCAACCTCTCGGAATCCACCCAGAAGATCATCGCAGAATACATATG GATAGGTGGATCTGGTACGGACTTGAGAAGCAAAGCCAGG ACCCTGCCTGGGCCGGTTGAAGACCCAGCAAAGCTACCAAAGTGGAACTACGACGGTTCGAGCACAAACCAAGCTCCAGGGGACGATAGTGAAGTGATCTTATA TCCCCAGGCTATTTTCAAGGACCCATTCAGAAGAGGGAGCAATATCTTG GTGATATGCGATGCGTATACGCCGGCCGGAGAGCCGATCCCTACCAACAAGAGGGCAGCTGCTGCCAAGATATTCAGCCACCCCGACGTTGCCAAAGAAGAGCCTTG GTATGGAATTGAGCAGGAGTATACTCTTCTTCAGAAGGATACAAATTGGCCGCTTGGGTGGCCTATTGGTGGCTTCCCTGGTCCACAG GGGCCCTACTACTGTGGTGCAGGAGCAGACAAGGCCTTCGGGCGTGATATAGTTGATGCTCACTACAAGGCCTGCCTCTATGCTGGAATCAATATCAGTGGCATCAATGCCGAGGTTATGCCAGGCCAG TGGGAATTTCAAGTTGGTCCTACTGAAGGTATTGCTGCTGGTGATCAAATATGGGCTGCTCGATACATCCTTGAG AGAATCACAGAAATTGCAGGAGTTGTTCTTTCTTTGGACCCTAAACCAATCAAG GGTGACTGGAACGGTGCCGGTGCTCACTGTAACTACAG TACCAAGTCGATGAGAAATGATGGTGGGATTGAAGTAATCAAGAAGGCCATTGAAAAACTGAGCTTGCGTCACAAGGAGCACATTGCTGCTTATGGAGAAGGCAACGAGAGGAGACTGACTGGTCACCATGAGACCGCTGACATCAACACTTTCTCTTGG GGAGTGGCGAATAGGGGTGCCTCCGTCCGTGTTGGTCGTGATACCGAAAAACAAGGCAAAG GGTATTTTGAGGACAGAAGGCCAGCGTCCAACATGGATCCCTATGTTGTGACTTCCATGATTGCCGAGACCACCATTCTCACCAAGTAG